The stretch of DNA CGCGCTCGCCGAGCGCGACGGTCCGGCAGCTGGGCTCGCGGCCCTCGAGCACGTGCGCGGCCTGGAGCGCACAGCCGCTCTGCACGCCGCACGCGCCGAGCTCCTGCTGCAGTGCGGGCACGGCCCGGCCGCCGTCGCGGCCTACGACCGCGCCCTCGCACTGCCGGCGTCCGGCCCCCAGGCCAAGCACCTCCAGGGCCGGCGCGCCGCCGCACAGGCGGCCTCGCAGTAGCGCAGGCACGAGCAGCCACGGCGCGCGTGCGCAGCGCGGCACCCCTGCAACACCCTGCAGTACCGCGGTGGGGGCGGCTACGCTCTCCCGTTCTGCAGGGGCCCGCGTCCGTCGCTAAGGATGGACGTCACGCGTGCGCGCGCCATGGCGCTTCCTTCAGGCGTCCGATGGTCCCAGCGCGCGAACGGGCGAGCACCAGGACCGCGCACGCGACGTACGCGAGGATCGCGGCGAGGCCGCCGACGTGAGCCTCCTGGTCGACCAGGACGGCGGTGCCGGTCAGGATCGAGAAGTCGAACAACCCGTGGATGACCGAGTTGGCCCAGTTGCCGCCTGCGACGCGCCGCACCAGGTAGAAGAAGTAGCCGGCGAAGCTGACGGCTATGGGCTGGGGGATGCCTTGCGCTCCGCGCGACCCGAGCGCATTGACGATGTGCACCGCGCCGGACAGGGCGCTGGACCACAGCGCCACTGAGCCTCCTGCCAGGCCGTGGTTGCGCAAGGTCGTCACACCGATGCCGCGGAACATCCCCTCCTCGCCCCAGCCGACCAGCTGGATGGCGACGAGCAGCGCGAGCACGGAGGCGACGGTCTTGTCCCTGAGCGAGGCGTCGTCGACCGCGAGGGCGGTGCAGGCCAGGAAGATCGCCGGGACAGCCCAGACCCACCGCCGCACCGGCCGGTCCCGCCGAGGCGATCTCCTCGGGGTCGACGTCGACCCCGACGCCGACGCGGGGCGCCTCGCCGCCCTCCTGCTGGCCGTCCACCGCGGGATCGAGGCCCTCCCCGAGGCGGGGCGTCGACGAGGACTCCCTGGCGGGGATCGCGCAGACCGCCCTGGCCGCTCTCCCGCGACCGTCAGGGCGGAGGCGCTCGCAGCGGGCCCGACCGGGCGCGTACGAGGCCGTCTCCCGGGAGTAGGCACGGGACGGCGCGAGCGGCCCCGGCGGGAGGGTCGCTCGTGCGGCTCCTCACAAGAACGGGCCGAAGATCAGCGTGACCTGGGCGGCCGCGCGCTCGGGGTCCTGGGCCGCGATCGCCTCGACGAGCTCGTGGTGGGCCTCGCGGCCGAGGTCCTCGTCGCCGCCCTCCTCGTCGCGCATGTGCTGGGCGAACACGTCGAGCATGCTCAAGTAGAGGTCCAGGTAGAGCGGGTTGCGCGTCGCGGCGACGACCGCGGCGTGCAGGGCCAGGTCCGCGCCGGCCCTGGCCCGGGGGTCCGGGGAGGACCAGCTCGCGGCGCGGCGGTCCCGCAGCTCGCGCAGGAGCTCGACGTCGGCCTCGGTGCGCCGGAGCGCCGCCAGCGAGGCCGCGGTGCGGTCCAGGGCGAGCCTCAGCTCGAGGTAGTGCTGGCGGGTGCCGCCGCCCAGCTGGCGCTCCAGCGGCCCGGCCAGCTCCGAGGCGGAGATGACGAAGGTCCCCCGGCCCTGCTCGCGCCGCAGCAGGCCGGCGTGGACCAGGGACTGCACGGCCTCGCGCACGGTGTTGCGGCCCGCGCCCGACAGG from Vallicoccus soli encodes:
- a CDS encoding FadR/GntR family transcriptional regulator; amino-acid sequence: MPEPLRRGGLIDLVAARFRDEVVSGRWPVGSRIPVEAELVTLSGAGRNTVREAVQSLVHAGLLRREQGRGTFVISASELAGPLERQLGGGTRQHYLELRLALDRTAASLAALRRTEADVELLRELRDRRAASWSSPDPRARAGADLALHAAVVAATRNPLYLDLYLSMLDVFAQHMRDEEGGDEDLGREAHHELVEAIAAQDPERAAAQVTLIFGPFL
- a CDS encoding CPBP family glutamic-type intramembrane protease, which translates into the protein MLALLVAIQLVGWGEEGMFRGIGVTTLRNHGLAGGSVALWSSALSGAVHIVNALGSRGAQGIPQPIAVSFAGYFFYLVRRVAGGNWANSVIHGLFDFSILTGTAVLVDQEAHVGGLAAILAYVACAVLVLARSRAGTIGRLKEAPWRAHA